A stretch of Longimicrobium terrae DNA encodes these proteins:
- a CDS encoding UxaA family hydrolase, producing MQAPTAIRIHPDDNVAVAVVPLMAGAEAAGVVLAEDVGAGHKVALEPLHAGDPVVKYGFVIGEATQPVPAGASLHSHNMRTRLSGTLEYEYRPTHRLCDSPPAEMPTFMGYRRADGRVGTRNEVWIINTVGCVNTAAERIARAANERFAGRVDGVFAFSHPYGCSQLGDDLDNTQKVLAGLLRHPNAGGVLVLGLGCENNQMASLLAMAGEVDGTRLRFFNTQDVVDEVEEGLDAVAELVARMENDQRVEVPASELVIGHKCGGSDGFSGISANPLVGRIADRLTGLGGGVILTEVPEMFGAEQVLMNRAANEQVFGQVVEMVNDFKEYFLRHNQPVYENPSPGNKAGGLTTLEEKSLGAIQKGGGATVERVLRYGEPAAPGGLSLLEAPGNDGVSSTAMVASGATVLLFTTGRGTPLGFPVPTVKIASNSAIAAKKPHWIDFNAGQLLDGTVTAEQLADELFAYILDVASGRKRTNNEVNGYREIAIWKEGVTL from the coding sequence ATGCAGGCGCCGACGGCGATCCGCATCCACCCTGACGACAACGTCGCCGTCGCCGTCGTGCCGCTGATGGCGGGCGCGGAGGCGGCGGGCGTGGTGCTGGCGGAAGACGTGGGCGCCGGGCACAAGGTGGCGCTGGAGCCGCTGCATGCCGGCGATCCCGTCGTGAAGTACGGCTTCGTGATCGGCGAGGCGACGCAGCCGGTGCCCGCGGGTGCGTCGCTGCACTCGCACAACATGCGCACGCGGCTCAGCGGCACGCTGGAGTACGAGTACCGCCCCACGCACCGCCTGTGCGATTCGCCCCCGGCGGAAATGCCGACGTTCATGGGCTACCGGCGCGCGGACGGCCGCGTGGGTACGCGCAACGAGGTGTGGATCATCAACACCGTCGGCTGCGTGAACACGGCGGCGGAGCGCATCGCCCGCGCGGCCAACGAGCGCTTCGCGGGGCGGGTGGACGGCGTCTTCGCTTTTTCCCACCCGTACGGATGCAGCCAGCTGGGCGACGATCTGGATAACACGCAGAAGGTGCTCGCCGGCCTGCTGCGCCACCCGAACGCGGGCGGCGTCCTCGTGCTGGGCCTGGGCTGCGAGAACAACCAGATGGCCAGCCTGCTCGCCATGGCGGGCGAGGTGGACGGCACGCGCCTGCGCTTCTTCAACACGCAGGACGTGGTGGATGAGGTGGAGGAAGGGCTGGACGCCGTCGCCGAACTCGTCGCGCGGATGGAGAACGACCAGCGCGTGGAGGTGCCGGCGTCCGAACTGGTGATCGGCCACAAGTGCGGCGGATCGGACGGGTTCAGCGGCATCAGCGCGAATCCGCTCGTCGGACGGATCGCGGACCGGCTGACCGGGCTGGGCGGCGGCGTCATCCTCACCGAAGTGCCGGAGATGTTCGGCGCCGAGCAGGTGCTGATGAACCGCGCCGCGAACGAGCAGGTGTTCGGGCAGGTGGTGGAGATGGTGAACGACTTCAAGGAATACTTTCTCCGCCACAACCAGCCCGTGTACGAGAACCCGTCCCCCGGCAACAAGGCGGGCGGATTGACGACGCTGGAAGAGAAGTCGCTGGGCGCGATTCAGAAGGGCGGTGGAGCGACGGTGGAGCGCGTGCTGCGCTACGGCGAGCCCGCGGCGCCGGGCGGATTGTCGCTGCTGGAAGCGCCGGGCAACGACGGTGTTTCGTCGACGGCGATGGTGGCGAGCGGCGCGACGGTGCTGCTGTTTACGACGGGCCGCGGCACGCCGCTGGGATTTCCGGTGCCGACGGTGAAGATCGCCAGCAACAGCGCCATCGCCGCCAAGAAGCCGCACTGGATCGACTTCAACGCCGGCCAGCTTCTGGATGGAACCGTGACGGCGGAGCAGCTGGCGGACGAGCTGTTCGCGTACATCCTGGACGTCGCCTCGGGGCGCAAGCGCACGAACAACGAGGTGAACGGCTACCGCGAGATCGCCATCTGGAAGGAAGGCGTGACGCTGTAG